The following are encoded in a window of Colletotrichum lupini chromosome 3, complete sequence genomic DNA:
- a CDS encoding CP2 transcription factor, translating to MFRQRTSAQKPGDELLATFRKQFPEVAVTTTAPVGAASAAVDNTGMVPSIPGVQESLSHEAFRDQDPTPRATNEPWRFTPSLLDPNSFSFTNFANAPPGYYTPTPGGTNTIYHPQAGDLHTPTLGLGMGLGTPLSMPTSEGAMHAGQPMMHLAGFQGMQGMHHPQQFQQPFNPFIQPPAHQQPFAPSSFVHQDTGYETMEQDGSPMNSDPSEERMASIDSAFHNSPMVGFQGRQFGGLPMAAVMPPSAEKFRFHATLNAPTAMIKHADEIPVTYLNKGQAYSLSVVDTNATMPVAPGTKFRTFVRISFEDEQQRQKPGVCWALWKEGRGTNEAHQRGGKLQAVEYVEAGQPTEGDDKRTRVELESSSFDGFSVVWTPGINGAPECNIAVRFNFLSTDFSHSKGVKGIPVRLCTKTSTFPIDTAQPAADANPEICFCKVKLFRDHGAERKLSNDVAHVKKTIDKLKQQITQAESGMKDFGKRKRSNAAAQVKGADQRPGKVQKHKRTWSMSSTSSAGAGTRPPLEEDLHFKLQTLQDMFTSTRPVSVLYLRGEELDDPDLHPVSLPGEQGELAKVESREGPAWQARSGRSSVAGSSLVSPSPSSLSLASQASVVPNRQWAGFEGEGSGEPASRQGSDQPTKVTKTDDAGNLSGWIEALGVDPAYRPPPERVVKPAACFYILRPNITEPEKREYYRAIYLAQRNLKDFNYRVAAKWNLDPSKILRTVHVLDRGLEVEIDDDVIQELREGQDMRLEIKEILPENPVQLKREWDMAIDPSDGDAMDQSSAQGGFELRLNF from the exons ATGTTTCGCCAAAG AACAAGCGCCCAAAAACCCGGCGATGAATTGCTGGCCACTTTTCGAAAGCAGTTCCCCGAGGTGGCTGTTACGACCACGGCCCCAGTTGGCGCCGCGAGCGCCGCCGTTGATAATACGGGCATGGTTCCGTCTATTCCGGGCGTTCAAGAAAG CCTCAGTCATGAAGCTTTCAGGGATCAAGACCCAACGCCCAGAGCTACGAATGAACCATGGAGGTTCACGCCGTCGCTGCTTGACCCCAACTCGTTCTCCTTCACCAACTTCGCCAATGCTCCGCCCGGTTACTACACTCCCACGCCGGGAGGCACCAACACCATCTATCATCCTCAAGCCGGTGACTTGCACACACCTACCCTAGGGCTCGGCATGGGTCTCGGGACGCCTCTGTCGATGCCTACGTCTGAAGGCGCAATGCACGCTGGGCAGCCTATGATGCACCTCGCCGGGTTCCAGGGGATGCAAGGAATGCACCACCCTCAGCAGTTTCAACAACCCTTCAATCCCTTTATCCAGCCTCCGGCACACCAGCAACCCTTCGCCCCCTCGTCATTTGTTCATCAAGACACCGGATACGAGACTATGGAGCAAGATGGGTCGCCAATGAACTCTGATCCATCTGAAGAGCGAATGGCTTCTATCGACAGCGCATTTCACAACTCGCCCATGGTTGGTTTCCAGGGACGCCAATTCGGAGGCCTGCCCATGGCTGCGGTCATGCCACCATCTGCTGAGAAGTTCCGGTTTCACGCTACTTTGAATGCCCCTACCGCCATGATCAAACACGCCGATGAGATTCCCGTCACGTATCTCAACAAGGGCCAGGCTTACTCTCTGTCTGTGGTCGATACCAATGCTACAATGCCTGTGGCTCCGGGGACCAAGTTCCGCACTTTTGTCCGGATCTCCTTCGAAGACGAGCAGCAAAGGCAGAAGCCCGGCGTCTGCTGGGCTTTGTGGAAAGAGGGACGAGGCACAAACGAAGCTCATCAACGAGGCGGAAAGCTGCAGGCCGTGGAATATGTAGAGGCAGGCCAGCCGACCGAAGGCGACGACAAGAGAACCCGTGTTGAGTTGGAGTCGTCCTCCTTTGACGGGTTTTCAGTGGTTTGGACCCCCGGCATCAACGGCGCCCCCGAATGCAACATTGCCGTACGCTTCAACTTTTTATCAACCGACTTCAGTCACTCCAAGGGTGTCAAAGGCATTCCAGTAAGACTCTGCACCAAGACCAGCACATTCCCGATAGACACCGCACAGCCAGCAGCCGATGCCAACCCGGAGATCTGTTTCTGCAAGGTCAAGTTGTTCCGCGACCACGGTGCCGAGCGGAAGCTTTCCAACGATGTTGCACACGTCAAGAAGACCATCGACAAGCTCAAGCAACAGATAACCCAAGCTGAAAGCGGCATGAAGGACTTTGGAAAGCGCAAGAGGTCGAACGCTGCAGCACAAGTCAAGGGTGCAGATCAGCGACCCGGCAAGGTTCAAAAACACAAGCGAACTTGGTCCATGTCCTCCACCAGTTCAGCCGGGGCCGGAACTCGCCCTCCTCTCGAAGAAGACTTGCACTTCAAGCTTCAAACATTGCAGGATATGTTTACCAGTACCCGACCTGTGAGCGTATTGTACCTACGTGGCGAAGAACTCGACGATCCAGACCTGCACCCCGTTTCGCTTCCTGGAGAGCAAGGCGAACTTGCCAAGGTAGAATCCCGCGAAGGCCCAGCATGGCAAGCACGGAGTGGCCGCAGTTCTGTTGCTGGCTCGTCTCTCGTATCACCTTCGCCGAGCTCCCTATCACTAGCGTCTCAGGCTTCAGTTGTCCCCAATCGTCAATGGGCTGGGTTTGAGGGTGAGGGCTCTGGCGAACCTGCTTCCCGGCAAGGGTCAGACCAACCTACCAAGGTCACCAAAACAGACGATGCGGGCAATTTGAGCGGTTGGATCGAGGCACTAGGAGTGGACCCAGCTTATCGTCCTCCTCCAGAGCGCGTGGTAAAGCCCGCCGCTTGCTTCTACATTCTCCGACCCAACATAACGGAGCCAGAAAAGCGGGAGTACTACCGGGCTATCTACTTGGCCCAGAGGAATCTCAAAGACTTTAACTATCGTGTGGCTGCAAAGTGGAACCTGGATCCTTCGAAGATTCTGCGGACAGTTCACGTTCTCGATCGTGGTCTCGAGGTCGAGATAGACGACGACGTCATCCAAGAACTCAGAGAAGGCCAAGACATGAGGCTCGAAATCAAGGAGATCTTGCCCGAAAACCCCGTCCAGCTCAAACGCGAATGGGACATGGCCATCGACCCAAGCGATGGCGACGCCATGGATCAATCATCTGCACAAGGCGGTTTCGAATTGCgccttaacttttaa